AAAATTAACAAATCATATATAACCTTTTTCACTTTCATGAAAGTTATCATTCTGCGGTGAATTTATTATATTTCATGAATGTTATCATTCTGCGGTGAATTTATTATATTTCATGAATGTTATCATTCTGCGGTGAATTTATTATATTTCATGAATGTTATCATTCTGCGGTGAATTTATTATATTTCATGAATGTTATCATTCTGTGGTGAATTTACTACATTTCATGAATGTTATCATTCTGTGGTGAAATATAAATTATTATGCCTACTAAGAAATGCCTAAATATTTTCCTAAAGCCACAAATAATTGTGCAACAAAATATGATACAGCAAATGCAGCAACAACTGTCAAAGAAGAAACTAACTGTCCTTTAAATCCTAATCTATTTTCTATTAAAGTTAATCTAGAATTGATCTGCCCTAGATCACTCTTAACATCCTCTATCTTTGAATCAAGCTTATCTACCCTAGCATCAAGTTTGCCTATCTTGGCATCAAGTCTAGCCTCAACTTTATCTATCTTTTCGTTAAGTCTAGTCTCAACCCCATCTATCTTTGAATCAAGCTTATCTACCCTAGCATCAAGCTTGTCTATTTTTTCATTAAGCCTACTCTCTACTCCATCTATCTTAGTATTTAAATCATTTTTAACCGTCTCTATTTTTTCATTAAGCCTACTCTCTACTCCATCTATCTTAGTATTTAAATCACTCTTTAGTATGCTTATCTTATCATCTAAATAATGAAAATTATCCAACATTCTATCTTGAAGAAGATCAAACTTTTCTTCAAGAACATAATAACTTATAATCTGGCCTTCAAATGTCACACTATGATAATCTTTTTTAATCCTCTCAGGCCTAACAGCATTCTTAGCTATCTCTTCATCAACTACTTGTTCTTTTACTTCAGCACTCATATCTAACCCCTAATTCCCTACATTCTAATTAATTATAACATAAGAAAAGAATAAGGCCAGTAACAGAAGTTACTAGCCTTATTCAGGGTGTAACACAGTAAGGATAATAAATTATCTTACTGTGTACAAGTAATATTATTTAATATTTTTAAAAAAAGTCAATAGATTTCTTCAATTGTTGCCGCATTTTTCTATTCTGACATCCTAAAACCTATTGAATGCTCCCTAGCTTTAAGCATACGCACAAGCTTATCAGCATCCAAAACATCACCATTAAAATTATAATTATTAATAATTACTGGGCTCTTTCTCTCACTTTGCTGTATTTTATTAATTTCTTCTGCAATGATTCTTGCTTCAATATTTCTCAAATTTTCATCAATCGGGGCTGGAGTTACTCTTATAAGCTCACTCTGTCCCATCTCACTAGTCATAAGTCTTAAGCCAGGCATATAAGTTGGCCTTGTACTCTTAAAAATAGCGCCTTTACGAGCAAGCTTTATCTCCTCAACCGAGCCTGCTGACTTGACTCTTGCTATTCTTCTTAATATTTCTTCTAATATTTTTTGAGCATCCTCTATATCAGCAGATCTACCAAAATGCCACCACCTTGCCTTTACTTTTTCAACTTCCGCTGCTGCTTTAATGCGCTCTGCTTCTAATTTTTCAAGCTTACGTGCACGCTCTACTTCAATCTTTTTAGAAGTCTCAGCCTTAGTTAGTGCTCCACTCTCTTGTTGCCTTTTAGATTTATACTCACTCTCTACTTGCGCAATTCGTCTTTGAAATTCCTCTCCAGATATCTGTCCCTTACTTTGTGCTTGCTTTAAGAATTCAATCTCTTTACTATACTGATCATCAAGCTCGTTTAGTTTTTCTTTTCGCATTGCAATTTCACGATCAAACCCTTCCTCAAGACGCATAAGTTCAACCTCACTTTGCTTAACTAATTCATCTAAGTCCTTATCACGCTTAGCTTCAATCTCTTTCATTCTTTGCTGTTCAAATCCTGTAAAAATACCTAAAACAAAATCCAAACCTGCTGAAGCCATTGCTCCCAAAGGCCCCGTACTTGATAGCATGCTTTTTGATACATCAAATAATGAACTAGTAAGGGTATCTGCAACCTTGCCTGAACCTTCTGCAAAACTTTTACCTAAATCCTGATTAACAATCCCAGAAAAATTATCTAAAAGACTATCTAAAAGCATAGAAAAAAAGGACTTAAAATTATCAGATGACTCTTCTAAAACTTGTTCTGATTGCTTTACAATTTGTAGCAAAGTACTTTTATTTGAATCATTAAGAGTATCAAAACTTTTTAAATATTTAGAAACAAATTCTTCCTTTTTCTTATTAATATCATTAGCAAGCTTCCTCATTGCCTTTTCTTGTTCTTCATATGGAAGCACCAAAATGTCTCTACTAAGTTTTGATATTTCATTTTGCAAATCCTTATGTTCACTTACAAAACTAAAATTAGACTTAGCAAAATTACTAACCTCCTTCTCAACATTAGCAAGTGTTTTTTGATTATCAGCAGTTAAAGAGTTAAAACTCTTACCATACCTCTTAATAAACTCCTTATTTTTAGCATTAATTGTAGCTTGTAAATCACGAGTAGCCTTCTCTTGTTCCTTTAAAGGTTTAAGAGCTACTTCTCTTTGACGAATAAAAATTTGTTCTTGTAAAGCCTTATAGTCTTTAATAAGATTATCATTTAACTTCTTTACTCGGTCAGGCTCATCCTTTTTTTTGCCACCCTCATCATTAGAAAGAGAAGTATTAGTCTTTTGCTCTGAATCCTTACTAACACCCCAAAACCCCTTCATCTTATCCCAAAGATTAGTTACCCAATTTGTAAGCTTTTTAAACATCTCGATAATTGGATCAAGTGCAATCTTAAACCCACTAACAAATTTGATAGTAACATAAGATACAAGATTTTTAAGCTTACCTAAAAGCTCCATTACTGATTCACTAATATTGCTTAGAGGAGTTAGAATACTTGAATGTATCCACTCTTGTGCTTTTCTAAAACCCGTCATCATGGTATTAAACAATAACTTAAATCCTAAAGTCAAAGTTCCAATAACATAAGATACAAGTTCTTTTATCTTATTAAACCCAATCATGAGGGTATTAAACCACAGTTTAAATCCTGAAACTACCGTTCCACCCATATACTTATAAAACTCTACATACTTATTAAATAAAAAAATTGTTGCAGAAGCCACTTTGGTTATTGGAACTACAATTCCTAAAAGTAAAGCTTGTTTTAACTTTTCAAAACCTATCATCATAGGTTCAAGGGCCTTCCCAAGCTCTAAAAATAGCTTCTGACTCATTTTAAAGGTTTGAAGTTGCGCTTCTGCTAGGGTTTTAGCACCACGAGCAGTATTGCCATAAAACTTACCACCCTCACTTGTAGCCTTTTTAAGGGCATTGCTTAATTCATTAAACCCTAGCTTACCATCACTTGCCATCTTAAATAAAGAACTACCAGCATCTTCAGCCTCTTTTGCTAAAATATCAGTAATATCAACCCCAACATTACGAAGTTCAGAAAGGTCCTCTAATGCAATATTATTCCCAGCTTCAACTTTAGAATAAACTTCTGCTAACTTCTCAAGCCCAGCACTACTACCCCCTGCTGCTTCTCCAAACATGCGCATTCGCTCACTAACCTCAGAAGCCGCTGCGCCATAAGAGAGCATAGTCTTAGCAGCATTACTTATAGCCTCACCAGTAAATAATGTCTCCTCACCAAAAGCTCTAATATCATCTGCTAAAACCTTCCCAACTTCAGTATCACCTAACATATCAGAAAATACACTGACCTCTTCATTAAATGAAGCTAGTGAGTCTAAAGCCCCAGTAAATACCCCAGTAATAGCCGAACCTATCCTCTCAACTACTTTAATAACCAGTGTTATTGGCAATGCGCTTACTGCAAGTTGATCTAATGCTTGTGCTGCCTTATTAGAAAAGGCCTTAACATCAAACAAGCTTTTACCAACACCTTTAAGAGTACTACTTAAGCTCTTAATATTACTAGACTTATCTCCAACGCCCTTAATTGAATTTGCAAGATTTTTAAAATTCTTTGAACTCTTCTCAGTATTTGCAAGCAAAGCATTATAAACCGTATTAAAACCGACCCCAGCCTTAGTTGCATGTTCTAATTTTGATTTTAAATCTTTTAAGTTCTCAAATTCTTCATATGCAATGTTTTTAAGCGCACTAGATATCTCATCCAATTTAGACTCATTACTAGTATTAATTGAAATAGGAATTACAATCTCATCAAGTGTCATTTACCCACACTCTCACTTTCAAGTTTTTTAATATAAAGATTAAGCTCCCTAAAAACAAGTACAAACCAGTAATTTTGATCATAAAGGCCTCCTTGACATGGAAGGCTTTTAACATTTCTTGAGAGAAGGGCTTGGCCAATTAAATATGCTAAAGAATCTTCATTATAATTAATCCAACTCATCTCACGCTTCATACTCTTTACAAACTCTGAATTTATCTTATCTGAATACTTTAAGACTTGGTTGTAGTGGTCTTTTTTGACGATGTAGTGCAATGCGAGCTCGACTTTTTTAATGCACCCTCTGCCTTTAATGTCTCAGACACATTGTTAATCTCAACTGCTAAGTTTGAAAGCATATCTTGTAAAAGCACTGCATCTCTTTCAACCATTTCTTTAGTTACAAGATTACCATTTTGATCAAAGAGTCCTTTAAACCCCACAACATTATCTCTCCAAATTTTTTTTACAAACTCAAGTTGCTTAGTTGTAACTTCTAAAGCCACCTTAGTATCAATCTCTTTACTAGAATTTAGTGTCAATTTTTGCAATAATTCGATTTGAAGGACTTTAATCCCCTCAATAAACCCATAATTTACACCTTCAAGTATTACAAATGCGTCTTTACTTTCAACCACATTTCCATTTCTTCTTATATAATCTGGAATATAAGGCAACTCAATACGTCCTGACAAATTAACATTAATAACCATAAAACTACATTCTCCTTAATTAAATTTCAAAAAACACCGCATCTTTAATATAGTCATAAGACATTGAAACTAACGGTTTTGAAAGGGTAACTTCACATTTAAGATCAATTTTTTGATTTGATAAATCCTGACTTGGACTAAATGTTGCTATTTGTCCTTCAGCAGCAATAAACTTAGTACGCTGATCCTCACTTTGAATCTGATTTACAAAAAGAACAAAAAATTCATAATTGCGTGGAAGTAGTTGCTTACCAATCTCATAATTCCCACTATCAGGCTTATTTACTATATCTCTTGTTATAAAATGTGAACGTTCTATATAAGTCTCAAGTAATTCTTCCTTATTAGCAACAGTTTCTCTAACAGAATATCCTGAAAACTCAACTGTTTGTTCTGGAACCTTTCCAATAGCTGAAATTGAACCACAAACTGTCTTTAGTGTCTCAGTAGCCTTAGTTGAATTGATTGCATACGAATAACCAATACAATATGTTCTAAAAAGCAATACTTCAATCTCATCATTATCACCAAAAGCTTTTTTAAAATCTTCGTACATTGAATCGTGATAGTAAAAAACACTACCCTCTTTAAAATCAAAATTTGCTAGTTTTGAATTTAAACTCAAGCTCTTAACTCTAAACACACATTCTTTAATTGATTTCCATTTACTAGGTTTAGTAAATGAGAGTGGCAAATCTTTTACAACCAAGTCTTTAGGCAATCCCCCTTCAATAGGAGCACTATCCTTGATCTGCGCCCCCTTAAAATTCCACTTGAATTTAGGTATATTTACTGATACTAAAACCGCACCAGATGGCATTTTTAACTTTTGTTCTGCCATTAATCTTCTCCTTAATTAAACTTAAAAAAATTTAAAAACAAATTATCTCTACATATGCTTCCAAAAGCATCATTTAACACCCCAAATCACTGCTATTAAGCCTAATCCCAAGCTTAGATCTAATTACAGTTACCATATTTACATCCTCTAAATCTTCACCTGACACTTGTGAGTCATCAATACTAAATGACTCAAGAGAATAATTTGAAACTAAAAAATTAACTATTAAAGTTGCAATCTCAAGACCAAGCGTCGGGTGATCACTACAATGTGTATAAACTAAAAAATCAAGACTTAATGCAAAAGAATAGTTTTTACATTTAAAGACAACTTCCCCTATGCTCTTTAATGCAAAAACTACAACCGGCAGTTTTAACGTCGTACAAGTATAAATCTCAGATTTATAGTAAATTTGGGTTGTTGTCAATTTGCTATAAAATAAATAATTCTTCAAATCCTTCTTGAATGTACTAAGAAATTGTTCTATAAACTTCATTTAAGCAAATCCTTAGCATTTCTTACAAGATTTACTTTCCAATTTGTATATTTCTTAGATGCACCCTTAGATTTAATTTTAAGCCATATAGGAACAGCTGCCGCCTCAAGCCCTTTATAAGAAGCCCAATTTCTAATCTTTGATAAACTAGGCTTTGGAAAATTAAGGCCATAAACCGCACCTGAATCTAACATATCTGAAAGCTGTGATCCAACTTTAATCCTAATATCAAAACCCTTAAGCGACTCTTGTGCTTCAATATTAGATATGTCTTTAAGCCTTCCTGGAATCTGAGTCTTTAGAACATCAAAATTCTTCCTTATCTTAAATCCAATAAAACTTTTAACCCTTTCAAAGATCGATTTTTTTATATCAAATCTAATATCACTCAAATTTAAAAGGCCCCCTAACCAATACTCAAAAAAGCACCACCATCAACCCTAGGAAAAAGCAAATCAAGCTGATCAAGTACTTGTCTAAACTTACAATCCTTCTGTTGCCCAGCCTTAGCACATCTAGAATTAAAAACTTCTGGATATACAACATCAAGCAATATAAATAACCAATTATTGTAAGCGTCACCTTTAATATAATAAAGTTTTAAAATTGACTTTGAATAACGCAAACACTCACAAAGCTGCAATTTAAGGCCTTGTGGGATATCTAGCTTACCATCTTCTCTAATGCATGTCATACGCAAAGATTCTAGAGAAGTTATACTTATCCACATCTTTAAAATGTCATCATCTCTAATTTTACGACTCATCTTAAGTTAATTGCCTTCTTAAGCCAAAATTAATATTAAGTTGTAATAGTAATCTCAACAACTTCTTGTGGATGGAAATGAATAACTCCTGCTGATTCCATTGAAGCATGAATATAATCACCATCAGGCCCTGCAAAACGTCTAAAGAATATTTCAGGAATCATTGGAACAAACATTACTTCAGGATTTGGCTCATAAAGAATTGGATGTTCAAGACCTTTAAATATTGAAGTTACTATATTATGGTCTTTTAAAAGCGCATCTTTTACTGTTATGTACTGTGGTTCACTATAAAGATCTACTAATAAATGTGAAAATTTATGTGGTAAGAGTAGATGATAAAACCCATCAAGTTTTTCCTTATACTTCTCAGATTCACGTTTAGCCTCTACAACCTTTTGATGCAATGCGCTCCCAGTAATTAGTGATGCAGCAGTCGTAGTACTAGCTATCTTACTCCTTCCCTTAAGTGTTGCAATCCCTTCCATCTTAATTGCTGGCTTTCCAAAAATAATTGAATGATACGCATCCTTCATAAGCCCAAGTTCCAAATTAGCCTTAACCTCATCCTCACTCATAGAACCATACATCAAATCCTTAAGTGATATTCGCTGTACTGTATCAAATACATGCATTTTATATGCCATTTCTTGAAAGAACATACTACTTCTTCCAATCTCATTACTATAATCTCCAAAACTTGCTGTAACATTATGTTCTAATACTGCCTTACGAGCAACATAATATCCTTGTCTAAGCTCACTTCTATTTATGATCTTGTAAGGCATTAACTCCTCAAGTCCATCCCTTGCAAGCTGCACAATATCTCCACTGTAAGTACCGCTTGACTCTACAAAAATACTTCTACTCAATCTTTAATCCTCCTAACCTATAATTAACCTATATCTATGCTGTAAACTTCCTACTACCACTAGAATCATATTCAGGACCAATCTGAATGTCTAATAGCACTAACCTTCCAACTCTATCACTACTAGTAGCACCTAAATCCTTGATCCTACCAACTTGAACCCCTCCCTTACCATCACTTACAAACTTGCCTTCTTTAAAAAATACGTACTGACCAATCTTAGGATCTAAATACAGCGCATCAAGAGTGATTACCACTTCTCCAAATCTCCTAATAGGAACCAATTCGCCTGGCAAGTAATTACAACTCTCATGCGATGCTATGTTTGTCTTTCTAAGAGCAAATCCACGAATAAAGTCTGATTCTTGAATACTAGATGTTGCTTTTTTAACTAAAACATCACCCATAGGGGACGATTTACTTGCTATTACCAAATCTCCAGGACCTATAGCCTCTGATCCAATATCAACTATTCCAGTCTCAGTTTGATGAAGGCCTGATTTGTGCTCAAATCCTGGTAAAAAATTCTTCTCTGTCTTAGTAAAATCAAAATTAGGCATTTACAACCTCCCTAGTAACAAGTCGATCCTTATGTCTTTGTGCTTTAGTATTATTTATAATCTGACCAACATACCTATTACGAGCATTAACCATTTGCTTGTAAGCTGTAAGTTCTTGTACAAGCAAACTTATATTATCAATCTGTGAATCAAGATCACCCGATTCATCAACCTTAAATTTGATGCTATATTTCTTTTTCATAGCATCTAAGAATGCCAATTTTGCATCCTTAATGCTACCAGCATTAGAAAATGGGGGAGTAATTTCATACTGCTCGCAAGCTTTCTCTAGATGTGCTAAAAGCTTAGAATCTTTAAATGCATCAACTTCGGCTTGCTTTTCAGCTTGTTTCCTAGCTTTAATAAAATTGCTCTCAGCTTCTGCCAATCTTCTCTCAAAATCTTCCCTTGAGATCATATCTGGCAGTCTCTTAGAATCTGCAATCAATTTCTCATACTCATCAGCAGAAATTGTTACAATGTCTTTAGCATCCTTACTACTAACATTACTAGCATCAGAAGATGAGCTACTTGATACTGATGCTTCATCCAGTAATTGTTCTCCTTTCATATTTACCTCCTTTAAAAAATTAAAAAAATTATTAATTATGTTTTTACCTAATCACCTTAACACTCCTTTTAAACTTGCAAAAACTCCTCAAGTTCAGATTGAATTTTTAAACTTAAATCTAAATCTCCCATTTCTTTAGCCTTGCTTAAAAGCTCTGTATATAAGGCTAGAGTACGTGCGTGCTTCTCATCAATTTCTGCTTGCTCCTTTTGACTAATAGGTTTAACCGCCTTAAACTGCCAATTAGACTCAAGCCCAAATTTTTCTAGTACTGAGTTTATAAATGGGGCTACCATAAGCCTACAGATTTGCTCAATATTAAGGTAAAATATGTCATAATTCCCAACACTGCCCTCCCCAGAAGGAGATATGGGATAGAGCACTTCTTTAGGAATCCCAGAATGAAGTGTTATATCAGATACAATAATATCAAAAGCATCTCTTATAGGACTTACAGAGCGTGTAATATTTGCAATATCATCCTCTCTTCCAAGTATCATCATCTTATGATTACTGTCTAGTACCCCTTCTATATTTTTCTTAAGCTCTGCTAAATCATAAGCAGTCATATCTTTTACTGATGGAAGGGTTGCTGACTTTAAGAAAGTAAAATTATTAACCTTTAAAAACCCTACAGTCTCATCAAGTAAAGTATTCATAATCCTACTACTCTTCTCTAATGCCCCAAAATTTAAAAATGAGGATTGCATTTTTATAATACGAGTTGGATGAATATTTTCAAAAGAATAATCATCACCATTACACACTTGCCCAAAATTAAAACAAAGACAAGGAAATCCACACTTAAGAGGTGTACGTGGATCTTCTGAATCGGGGACTACTATGTAAAATGCGCTCACTCCAGTAAGAATTGCTTTGTAGACCATATTCTTAATAACCCCTCTAAAATTATTATCAAATAGCTTAGAAAGACCATCACCCGTTTTATGCTCAATATCTCTTGATGCTGCAAATCCTGCGTATATCTCTGCTATTTGATGAGCAAGTCTTAAAGGGTCGCCAGTTAATGAATTGCTTGCTGGCATTAAAGGTGACTTTAGACTAGCATTCTCACTTTTTCTTAAAAATTTAAACTTAAACAAATACTGCCCTCCTTACATTAAAATTGATACTGCATTAAGAAATGCTGGAATGTACTCTAAATCCCTTTGCATAACAAGATTTGTAGCAGCACCACTATCCCTACCTAAAGATTCATCATAATAATACTCAGTCTGGCTAAACTCTAAAACCACATCCTCAGTCTCTTCTCTTTTAACTACATTAAGATTATTAGGTATAAGATAATCTGAGAGCACATAAAGATTACGATTTCTTGCAATTAAAGACCCCCTACCGAACTTAGAAAAAACAAATCTTAACTCTTCTCTAGCACAAGGCAAAACAAAAGTCCCTCTAAAACGTGCACACTCACTAGCATAATCTTCTCTTGAGAGTAACACTTTACTACTAGCATTAGTTACAACTGTTACTGGAAGGTAAGCAATTCTTCCAACAAGAACTTCTAGAAAGCAAACCCTATTTCCCTTAATGTGAACTCCAGTATAAAAACTGCCCTGCAACCCTGAAATAAAACTCTCATCACAAACATTAAAATCTTTTATAAACCGTGCTGTACCAAACTCAAATTCTTCTCCTAAAACCTCAATTCGAAATCCAATATCATTACCATGATACGCAAGTCTTTGTCTCTCTAGCCACAAATCAATATCTCCTCCATTTAAGAAAGGATTATCTTTATAAGTACTCTTAATAACACACACCGCAGGATTATCTTCATTTGAAATATAACGTTTGTAAAGCCAATGCGAACTAGGTACTGGATTACTTGACATGTAAATCCTACCACCACGCTCTCTCATTGTAGGAACAAGCATTTCAATATCAGATTCAGTAAATTGATTAGCCTCCTCAAGCCATAAATCTTTAAAATGTGCATAGGATTTAAGATCCGTTGTATCATGACCACCTTCAAATACAAATGCTCGTTTACGCCCATATATTAAATTTTTTGTCTCTATCTTAGCCTTACTCACATTAAATTCACGCCTTAAGTTATACCTATGGAGTAACTCTAAAATTTCTTTATGAATTGACTGAATTGTTTTATTTTTCTTCTTTCTAACTGCTAAAGTATCACCGCCTTCGGGTGTAAACTTTCTCTCAAGATTTACTGTTGCAATATCATAAGTCTTCCCAGTACCACGACTTGAGTAATAAATAAAAATCTCAGCATTAGGTTTATTTTGGTATGCTTCAAAGTAAACTGGCAGTCTTTTAAATCTCAAATTATTCACTCACACTCTTATTTATAAAACTCTTAATCTCATCATCACTATAAGCGCAACTACCAAAAACTTTACTATCCTTACTACTTAAAGGTAATTTTTCTTTATTAATGATGTCTAAAACCAAATCCTCAACTTCAGATATTCCAAGCACTGCAAAAAACATTCTATATGCATGAAGACTTGTTGCTAAAACATTACTATTTGAAAATTCAAACATACGAGCAGCAAATGCCTTAAGTAATGCCTCGCGAGCACTAGAAGAATTATTCAAAGCTAAAAAATGTGCCTCAACTGATTCTTTTAATATTCTCTTATAATCAAATTCATCACTACTCAAACCAAAACTCCTTTTAATTTGCATTAAAGATCATATCTGTAAAACGAAAGATAAGCTAAATTCTTAGGTCTAGTCTCACTACCAGCGTTTTCAGTTGCCTTTGGAAAATGGTACTTAGCAACATAAGAACCAAGCACTATGCCATATACCAAAGCATAAGACCCATCTTTCCAATACCAACTATCCTCACGTTTTGACCCATAAGCCCTCTTAAATAATCTATAACGCTCATCATAATCTATGCCCTTATACTTAATAAGGTGTTTATGCTTCTTTAATGAAGAAGACTGAATATGACCAATAGTACGAACAGAGTCATTTAAACCTTTTGCATCATAATGCCTTAAGAACCCACCTAAAAGATATGGCGCATAAGTCATACCTAAGACTTTAGTTGCATAGCAATTTTGTGGTAACAGCCTACCATCTGGAATACAAAATTTATTGGTATTAGTAAATGCTTCAATAAGCTTAGATCCATTAAGTTTTCTCCCTTCAACTGGGAATTTAGCAGTTAGCATGCCAACTGGAACCTTTTCTATAAAAAAATTAATCATATGTTCTAAAACAGCATCCAAATTATCATCTAAAATTGCTTGCATACTATTATTAATGGGATAGTACTTTCTATTTGCAATACTCTTACCATCACAAACTGCAAACACATTTTTATCTTTTAGTAAAATAGGCTCGCCAATTACTCCTTCATAACCTTTAGCATCAAGATAATCACCAACTCCAAATTGTATGCGAACATTACTATTTGCAATTCGTGATTTTAAATCCTTATAATCCTTGTTACTAATACTCATAACAAACTACCAATCATATCTGTAAAACGAAAGACAAGCTACATTTACAGGTCTAGTTTCACGATCACCATAATATTCTGTAGAATCTGGGAAGTTG
This is a stretch of genomic DNA from Borrelia coriaceae. It encodes these proteins:
- a CDS encoding tail tape measure protein; this encodes MTLDEIVIPISINTSNESKLDEISSALKNIAYEEFENLKDLKSKLEHATKAGVGFNTVYNALLANTEKSSKNFKNLANSIKGVGDKSSNIKSLSSTLKGVGKSLFDVKAFSNKAAQALDQLAVSALPITLVIKVVERIGSAITGVFTGALDSLASFNEEVSVFSDMLGDTEVGKVLADDIRAFGEETLFTGEAISNAAKTMLSYGAAASEVSERMRMFGEAAGGSSAGLEKLAEVYSKVEAGNNIALEDLSELRNVGVDITDILAKEAEDAGSSLFKMASDGKLGFNELSNALKKATSEGGKFYGNTARGAKTLAEAQLQTFKMSQKLFLELGKALEPMMIGFEKLKQALLLGIVVPITKVASATIFLFNKYVEFYKYMGGTVVSGFKLWFNTLMIGFNKIKELVSYVIGTLTLGFKLLFNTMMTGFRKAQEWIHSSILTPLSNISESVMELLGKLKNLVSYVTIKFVSGFKIALDPIIEMFKKLTNWVTNLWDKMKGFWGVSKDSEQKTNTSLSNDEGGKKKDEPDRVKKLNDNLIKDYKALQEQIFIRQREVALKPLKEQEKATRDLQATINAKNKEFIKRYGKSFNSLTADNQKTLANVEKEVSNFAKSNFSFVSEHKDLQNEISKLSRDILVLPYEEQEKAMRKLANDINKKKEEFVSKYLKSFDTLNDSNKSTLLQIVKQSEQVLEESSDNFKSFFSMLLDSLLDNFSGIVNQDLGKSFAEGSGKVADTLTSSLFDVSKSMLSSTGPLGAMASAGLDFVLGIFTGFEQQRMKEIEAKRDKDLDELVKQSEVELMRLEEGFDREIAMRKEKLNELDDQYSKEIEFLKQAQSKGQISGEEFQRRIAQVESEYKSKRQQESGALTKAETSKKIEVERARKLEKLEAERIKAAAEVEKVKARWWHFGRSADIEDAQKILEEILRRIARVKSAGSVEEIKLARKGAIFKSTRPTYMPGLRLMTSEMGQSELIRVTPAPIDENLRNIEARIIAEEINKIQQSERKSPVIINNYNFNGDVLDADKLVRMLKAREHSIGFRMSE
- a CDS encoding anti-CBASS protein Acb1 family protein — translated: MFKFKFLRKSENASLKSPLMPASNSLTGDPLRLAHQIAEIYAGFAASRDIEHKTGDGLSKLFDNNFRGVIKNMVYKAILTGVSAFYIVVPDSEDPRTPLKCGFPCLCFNFGQVCNGDDYSFENIHPTRIIKMQSSFLNFGALEKSSRIMNTLLDETVGFLKVNNFTFLKSATLPSVKDMTAYDLAELKKNIEGVLDSNHKMMILGREDDIANITRSVSPIRDAFDIIVSDITLHSGIPKEVLYPISPSGEGSVGNYDIFYLNIEQICRLMVAPFINSVLEKFGLESNWQFKAVKPISQKEQAEIDEKHARTLALYTELLSKAKEMGDLDLSLKIQSELEEFLQV
- a CDS encoding PBSX family phage terminase large subunit, which translates into the protein MNNLRFKRLPVYFEAYQNKPNAEIFIYYSSRGTGKTYDIATVNLERKFTPEGGDTLAVRKKKNKTIQSIHKEILELLHRYNLRREFNVSKAKIETKNLIYGRKRAFVFEGGHDTTDLKSYAHFKDLWLEEANQFTESDIEMLVPTMRERGGRIYMSSNPVPSSHWLYKRYISNEDNPAVCVIKSTYKDNPFLNGGDIDLWLERQRLAYHGNDIGFRIEVLGEEFEFGTARFIKDFNVCDESFISGLQGSFYTGVHIKGNRVCFLEVLVGRIAYLPVTVVTNASSKVLLSREDYASECARFRGTFVLPCAREELRFVFSKFGRGSLIARNRNLYVLSDYLIPNNLNVVKREETEDVVLEFSQTEYYYDESLGRDSGAATNLVMQRDLEYIPAFLNAVSILM
- a CDS encoding phage cement protein codes for the protein MPNFDFTKTEKNFLPGFEHKSGLHQTETGIVDIGSEAIGPGDLVIASKSSPMGDVLVKKATSSIQESDFIRGFALRKTNIASHESCNYLPGELVPIRRFGEVVITLDALYLDPKIGQYVFFKEGKFVSDGKGGVQVGRIKDLGATSSDRVGRLVLLDIQIGPEYDSSGSRKFTA
- a CDS encoding apolipoprotein A1/A4/E family protein, which codes for MSAEVKEQVVDEEIAKNAVRPERIKKDYHSVTFEGQIISYYVLEEKFDLLQDRMLDNFHYLDDKISILKSDLNTKIDGVESRLNEKIETVKNDLNTKIDGVESRLNEKIDKLDARVDKLDSKIDGVETRLNEKIDKVEARLDAKIGKLDARVDKLDSKIEDVKSDLGQINSRLTLIENRLGFKGQLVSSLTVVAAFAVSYFVAQLFVALGKYLGIS